A single genomic interval of Spirosoma linguale DSM 74 harbors:
- a CDS encoding Mammalian cell entry related domain protein (PFAM: Mammalian cell entry related domain protein~KEGG: hypothetical protein LOC100213142), giving the protein MKVSKEVKVGLLAVVSLMMLYFGFRFLKGSDFFSSTHKYQVIYSNIDGLVASNPVRINGLTVGQVKSIEILQEQQNKMLVTLELKKGIIVTQGTRAVLADDGLLGGKLIRLGINYGKPELEEGGMLVAANESGLSALIREKTLPVLNNVDSLTYQLNRVVSQFDQTGVVLNQTLRSANAAVGTLGLTISENRAGLQATLANVNKLSSSLIETEKQLKPILAKADTFADSLQGLQLKQTLLSVNKTVDNLQKILGSINKGEGSLGKLASDEALYRNVNATTASLEKLLTDLRENPKRYVHFSLFGRKDKPATTETTSATVVTTKADSTK; this is encoded by the coding sequence ATGAAAGTTTCAAAGGAAGTAAAAGTAGGGTTGTTAGCTGTCGTTTCGCTGATGATGCTCTACTTTGGATTTAGGTTTTTGAAAGGCTCTGATTTTTTCTCCTCTACGCATAAATACCAGGTCATTTACAGCAACATTGATGGGCTGGTAGCCTCTAATCCGGTACGGATAAATGGGTTAACGGTTGGGCAGGTCAAGAGTATCGAGATTTTGCAGGAACAGCAAAACAAAATGCTGGTTACCCTTGAGCTGAAGAAAGGGATTATTGTTACCCAGGGTACACGGGCTGTACTGGCCGACGATGGTCTGCTGGGCGGTAAACTTATCCGACTCGGTATTAACTACGGTAAACCCGAACTGGAAGAAGGCGGAATGCTGGTTGCAGCCAATGAATCGGGTCTGTCGGCTCTGATTCGGGAAAAAACACTTCCTGTCCTGAATAACGTCGATTCATTGACCTATCAGCTCAACCGGGTTGTGTCCCAGTTCGACCAGACCGGCGTTGTACTCAACCAGACGCTACGTAGTGCCAATGCGGCAGTTGGTACACTTGGTTTGACCATTTCGGAGAACCGGGCGGGCCTTCAGGCGACGCTGGCCAATGTAAACAAGCTGTCGTCGTCGCTGATCGAGACAGAAAAACAGTTAAAGCCTATTCTGGCTAAAGCCGATACGTTCGCCGATTCACTCCAGGGACTTCAACTGAAGCAGACGCTCCTGAGTGTTAATAAAACGGTCGATAACCTACAGAAGATTTTAGGGTCAATCAACAAAGGCGAGGGGTCGCTGGGTAAATTGGCGTCGGACGAAGCCCTGTACCGCAACGTCAACGCCACAACGGCGAGTCTCGAAAAACTTCTCACCGACCTTCGGGAGAACCCAAAACGGTACGTGCATTTTTCGCTCTTCGGTCGTAAAGACAAGCCTGCTACTACCGAAACCACCAGCGCAACAGTCGTGACAACAAAGGCTGATTCGACAAAGTAG
- a CDS encoding N-acetylmuramoyl-L-alanine amidase (KEGG: gbm:Gbem_1752 cell wall hydrolase/autolysin~PFAM: cell wall hydrolase/autolysin~SMART: cell wall hydrolase/autolysin) — MTTVALLISPLLALTSPDALSPELTQDTIRRSGSQGSETASAANDAPNQLRTVVLDAGHGGKDPGCLGRKTRESRIVLKLVLQLGRKIKEEMPNVRVIYTRASDHFVELAERSAIANRNKADLFISLHCNASPSSSRVYGTETYTMGLHKTNGNLDVAKRENAVILKEDNYQQTYKGFNPNSPLAHIMLANYQHAFMGSSINFAEKVERSFRRNAERKSNGVKQAGFLVLWRTTMPSVLIETGFLTNPDEEDYLISSEGQEEISDAIYKAFAQYKQEIEAGG, encoded by the coding sequence ATGACAACAGTGGCCCTATTGATTTCACCCCTGTTGGCGCTCACCAGTCCGGATGCTTTATCGCCCGAATTAACGCAGGATACTATTCGCCGATCCGGGTCGCAGGGCTCAGAAACTGCGTCGGCTGCCAATGACGCGCCAAACCAGCTCCGAACTGTAGTTCTCGATGCGGGCCACGGGGGTAAAGATCCCGGCTGCCTAGGCCGAAAAACCCGTGAGTCGCGGATTGTCCTCAAGCTGGTATTGCAACTGGGTCGTAAAATTAAGGAAGAGATGCCGAATGTTCGGGTTATTTATACCCGCGCATCCGATCATTTTGTGGAACTGGCAGAACGGTCGGCCATTGCCAATCGAAATAAAGCCGATTTGTTTATCTCGCTGCATTGCAATGCCAGCCCGTCTTCAAGCCGGGTATATGGTACCGAAACCTACACGATGGGGCTACACAAAACAAACGGAAATCTGGACGTAGCCAAACGTGAAAACGCGGTTATTCTGAAAGAAGACAATTATCAGCAGACGTACAAAGGCTTTAACCCCAATTCACCGCTGGCGCACATTATGCTTGCCAATTACCAGCATGCCTTTATGGGCAGCAGCATTAACTTTGCCGAGAAAGTTGAACGGAGTTTTCGCCGGAATGCCGAACGTAAAAGCAACGGCGTGAAGCAGGCCGGTTTTCTGGTACTCTGGCGTACTACCATGCCCAGTGTGTTGATCGAGACGGGTTTTCTGACCAATCCCGACGAAGAAGATTATTTGATTTCTTCCGAAGGGCAGGAGGAAATTTCGGACGCTATCTACAAGGCGTTCGCTCAATACAAGCAGGAGATTGAGGCTGGTGGGTAA
- a CDS encoding Organic solvent tolerance protein OstA-like protein (KEGG: dat:HRM2_26760 OstA) codes for MNTFVCHRLNGFLANIIFLIILKKAYFILWPSLIRPTWIKASCFLICLLWTLTALGQSKETPRQPSKGGLPPAGTPAQRVPDATSETASDSTPAPRKPGGRVVTGPSSGTATLLNSSTGAAGTSQESDLERQLNNSYSAPNRLGTDTRQLSKPLPSPAARPASRDSVRSRPTKRVATAPAPPRLTRVRLDSLRYLQPKPVRLVQTRSGLLPVTGIAARKGIVIAKPTAPQPPVRLSARKRARAAKLRQQEALAQQKAAAKQEPVQPGLVSPNIVRPESQTVLGAVAAQADSMQLAVRDSIAKDSLQSADSFKTTVKYQAKDSTFYSADGRTVELFGDASVVYGDISLKADYIRLNYLTNEVYAIGRYDSTAKKLIGRPIFQDGEGKYDAKEIRYNFKSRKGRIQGVITQQGEGNIRGQTVKKDNEDNLYIGKAIYTTCNLATPHFHINASKLKVIHNTQVVAGPFNLVINQIPLPIGLPFGFFPFPKRKEIGVSGIIVPQYGEEPNGRGFYLRDGGYYWAVNEHLGLQFKGQIYSRGSWGLGLSSAYNKRYSYSGSLNLQFNRNRSGDRVDKTQTPRNDFSFTWAHSPVPRGRGSFSANVNVSSNSYNQFNSYSTSQYISNVAGSSVQYSRSFGQYARAGANFRVNQQFGQVNQKTGVRENGKTDVSSDFNFGINQISPFALKGGSGRWYESFRVGLDVSGSISVNNTIRRQIDTTGLGFPVITNITTVSTLQRIEDSIRRANNIRFGLVESDPNLIAFSMQNANRIWNNRVVQARYSIPISLPNVKLLRYINLTPGFSIQGDIYSKRLSYKYDAEKNGVRVDTTKGFFPSYNFSVNASMNTRFYGTFFIRSKRIEAIRHTVAPSISFSYVPDFTNPAFGQFQVLPAVGALAGLPEYRRTLSVFRGLGGSAGSASSTQSAFITFGIVNQLEMKVRTRSDSSGQEFKKIPIFDNLSINGSYNLLAPDYKLSPIALSANTQIFKNISFNFSSTFDPYAYRAYGGTAQYYFPTTTVTPLSYSPSLLAVREYTNQEYIRVPSLYAFQAGQGLLRMTNLQAYVSARFAPKQADKKKSSPNASDATLKAINNNPELYVDFNIPWSMNVSYTFGLTKLTPKQSQVIQALTLTGDLSLTPKWKITVNTGYDFAFKSPTLTTIGINRDLHCWEMAFNWTPYSGNNFRSGNYSFDLRARSSILQELKLSRRRSFYDRGGF; via the coding sequence GTGAATACCTTTGTATGCCATAGACTTAACGGCTTTCTGGCAAATATAATTTTTTTAATAATCCTGAAAAAAGCATACTTTATTTTGTGGCCCTCGCTGATACGACCAACATGGATAAAAGCTTCGTGCTTTCTTATCTGTCTACTCTGGACGTTGACCGCGTTGGGGCAGAGCAAAGAAACGCCCCGGCAACCGTCCAAAGGCGGTTTACCACCCGCTGGAACACCAGCTCAGCGGGTACCAGACGCCACATCCGAGACCGCCAGCGACAGCACCCCCGCCCCCCGGAAACCCGGTGGTCGGGTCGTCACCGGCCCTTCGTCCGGCACGGCAACCCTACTCAATTCGTCTACCGGTGCCGCAGGAACCAGTCAGGAGAGCGATCTGGAGCGACAGCTTAACAACAGCTATTCAGCCCCCAACCGGCTTGGTACCGATACCAGGCAACTAAGCAAACCGTTACCCTCGCCTGCTGCCCGCCCGGCCAGTCGGGATTCTGTTCGTTCCCGCCCAACAAAACGGGTAGCCACAGCTCCGGCTCCGCCCAGACTTACACGCGTTCGACTCGACTCCCTCCGGTACTTACAGCCCAAACCTGTTCGTCTGGTACAGACCCGGTCTGGTCTGTTACCTGTTACCGGTATTGCAGCCCGAAAAGGCATTGTTATCGCCAAGCCAACCGCTCCACAACCACCTGTCCGTTTATCGGCCCGGAAGCGGGCCCGTGCGGCCAAACTCCGCCAGCAGGAAGCTCTTGCCCAGCAAAAAGCGGCAGCAAAACAGGAGCCCGTTCAGCCCGGACTAGTATCCCCCAACATCGTTCGGCCGGAGAGCCAGACGGTTCTGGGTGCCGTAGCCGCCCAAGCCGACTCGATGCAGCTGGCGGTACGCGACTCTATTGCCAAAGACTCTCTCCAAAGCGCCGACTCGTTTAAGACAACGGTTAAATACCAGGCGAAAGATTCGACTTTCTATTCAGCCGATGGCCGAACGGTCGAGTTGTTTGGTGATGCCAGCGTCGTTTACGGAGATATTTCACTCAAAGCTGACTATATCCGGCTGAATTACCTAACGAATGAGGTCTATGCGATAGGCCGTTATGATTCAACGGCAAAGAAGCTGATTGGCCGTCCCATATTCCAGGATGGCGAAGGGAAATATGACGCCAAAGAGATCCGCTACAATTTCAAATCCCGCAAAGGGCGTATTCAGGGCGTTATTACCCAACAGGGCGAAGGCAACATCCGTGGGCAAACGGTCAAAAAAGATAACGAAGACAACCTGTACATCGGTAAAGCGATTTATACGACCTGTAATCTGGCCACTCCGCACTTTCACATCAATGCCAGTAAGCTAAAGGTAATCCATAACACGCAGGTGGTAGCCGGGCCGTTCAACCTGGTCATTAACCAGATTCCGCTGCCTATCGGGCTACCGTTTGGGTTCTTCCCCTTTCCGAAGCGGAAAGAGATTGGCGTATCGGGCATTATTGTGCCGCAGTATGGCGAAGAGCCCAACGGGCGGGGGTTTTATCTGCGCGACGGCGGCTATTATTGGGCGGTAAATGAACACCTGGGATTGCAGTTTAAAGGACAGATTTACTCGCGGGGTAGCTGGGGGCTGGGCCTTTCGTCGGCCTACAACAAACGGTACAGCTATAGCGGAAGCCTGAACCTGCAATTTAACCGCAACCGCTCCGGCGACCGGGTCGATAAGACGCAGACACCCCGTAACGACTTTTCGTTTACCTGGGCGCACTCGCCGGTGCCACGCGGACGGGGCAGTTTCTCGGCCAACGTAAACGTGAGCAGCAACAGTTACAACCAGTTCAACTCCTACAGCACCAGCCAGTATATTTCCAACGTGGCGGGTTCGTCGGTACAGTATAGCCGCAGTTTCGGGCAGTACGCGCGGGCGGGGGCCAACTTCCGGGTCAACCAGCAGTTTGGCCAGGTAAACCAGAAAACGGGGGTTCGGGAAAACGGCAAAACCGACGTATCCTCGGATTTCAACTTTGGTATCAACCAGATCTCGCCCTTCGCCCTGAAAGGCGGCTCCGGACGCTGGTACGAAAGCTTCCGGGTGGGTCTGGATGTGAGCGGGTCGATTTCGGTCAACAACACCATTCGGCGGCAGATCGACACCACCGGGTTGGGCTTTCCGGTCATAACCAACATAACTACCGTAAGCACCCTCCAGCGCATTGAAGACAGTATCCGTCGGGCCAACAACATTCGATTCGGCCTTGTAGAATCAGACCCCAACCTGATCGCCTTTAGTATGCAAAATGCCAATCGAATCTGGAACAACCGGGTCGTTCAGGCTCGGTACAGCATTCCCATTTCGCTGCCTAACGTCAAGCTGCTGCGGTACATTAATCTGACACCCGGCTTTTCCATACAGGGTGATATTTACAGCAAACGCCTGAGTTATAAATACGATGCCGAAAAGAACGGCGTTCGGGTGGATACGACGAAGGGCTTTTTTCCCTCTTATAACTTTTCGGTCAATGCCAGTATGAACACGCGCTTTTACGGCACGTTCTTCATCCGCAGCAAGCGCATTGAGGCCATCCGGCATACGGTGGCACCATCCATATCGTTCAGCTACGTTCCTGACTTCACCAACCCGGCCTTCGGGCAGTTTCAGGTACTACCGGCCGTGGGCGCGCTGGCGGGTTTGCCGGAATACCGCCGAACGTTATCCGTATTCCGGGGCCTGGGAGGCAGTGCCGGTAGCGCATCAAGTACGCAGTCGGCCTTCATTACGTTTGGTATCGTAAACCAGCTGGAAATGAAAGTGCGTACCCGCAGCGATTCGTCCGGACAGGAGTTCAAGAAGATACCTATTTTCGACAACCTGAGCATAAACGGCAGTTATAACCTGCTGGCTCCCGACTATAAACTGTCGCCCATTGCGCTGAGTGCCAACACCCAGATCTTTAAGAATATCAGCTTCAATTTCTCGTCAACCTTCGACCCGTACGCGTATCGGGCTTATGGTGGCACTGCTCAGTATTACTTCCCGACAACAACCGTAACCCCGCTCTCGTATTCGCCCTCGCTTCTGGCCGTACGCGAATACACGAATCAGGAGTACATCCGGGTGCCCAGTCTGTATGCCTTCCAGGCGGGGCAGGGGCTGCTGCGCATGACGAATTTACAGGCGTACGTCAGTGCCCGCTTTGCGCCAAAACAGGCTGATAAAAAGAAAAGTAGTCCGAATGCCTCCGATGCAACGCTCAAGGCAATCAACAACAACCCAGAGCTGTATGTCGACTTCAACATCCCCTGGTCTATGAACGTCAGTTACACCTTCGGCCTGACCAAGTTGACGCCAAAACAGTCGCAGGTGATCCAGGCGCTCACGTTAACGGGCGATCTGAGCCTGACGCCCAAGTGGAAGATTACCGTTAACACGGGCTATGACTTTGCGTTTAAGAGCCCAACGCTGACAACCATCGGTATCAACCGGGATTTACACTGCTGGGAAATGGCCTTCAACTGGACGCCGTATTCGGGCAACAACTTCCGTTCGGGCAACTACTCGTTCGATTTACGGGCCCGCTCGTCTATTTTGCAGGAACTTAAGCTTAGTCGTCGCCGGAGCTTCTACGACCGGGGCGGGTTTTAA
- a CDS encoding gliding-associated putative ABC transporter substrate-binding component GldG (TIGRFAM: gliding-associated putative ABC transporter substrate-binding component GldG~PFAM: ABC-type uncharacterized transport system~KEGG: mca:MCA1563 hypothetical protein), translating to MKSPSLRTLLIIAALIAINVLSAFVFFRVDLTQEKRYTLSEATQTLLADLPDAIHVDVYLTGDLPPGFKRLENAVRETLDEFSARAGKTITYRFIDPDLITNPEEKNKLIDKLQQRGLLPTNLFANESGKRTEKLVFPGAIVSYKGQETAALFLKGNKTASPEEQLNQSYEGVEFQLASTIRRLTQTEGNRRRVGLLYSHTQVPPSRFADLLASVQQNYDLFFIDMSKPGPIAGLDVVLVPKPDKPFTEDEIFKLDQYVVNGGRALFFVDGQRVDSVNNQGTYAQPLSLNLDDLFFRWGVRINRDVVKDYYCAPIPLTVGNMGDKPNIQLLPWRFYPLLNNFGTSGNPIVRNLDAVLARFTSTLDTVRAPGIRKTPLLLTSPYTKVLKAPALISYNEARQQPDPKTYNEGVKLIGCLLEGRFQSLFANRILPGDPRANGFRPEGVASRVLICSDGDLIINDVDYKRNAPYPLGFDRFTRNTFGNKDFALNAIDYLVDPSGVIAARARTITLRPLDKIKVDANRTGWQLLNLLGPLALVSLVGFVWQAVRRRKYGK from the coding sequence ATGAAATCCCCTTCGTTGCGCACACTCCTGATTATTGCCGCGTTAATCGCTATCAATGTTCTGTCGGCATTCGTATTTTTCCGGGTCGATCTAACGCAGGAAAAACGCTACACGCTATCGGAAGCCACCCAAACGCTTCTGGCCGACTTACCCGATGCCATTCATGTTGACGTATACCTGACCGGCGATTTGCCGCCGGGCTTCAAACGGCTGGAGAATGCGGTTCGCGAAACATTGGACGAGTTTTCAGCCCGCGCCGGTAAGACCATTACATACCGGTTCATTGACCCAGACCTTATCACCAACCCGGAGGAAAAGAACAAACTCATTGATAAACTCCAGCAGCGGGGCTTACTGCCCACCAATCTGTTTGCGAACGAATCGGGCAAACGTACCGAGAAACTGGTTTTTCCGGGTGCTATCGTCTCCTACAAAGGTCAGGAAACGGCGGCTTTGTTTCTGAAAGGCAACAAGACCGCATCACCCGAAGAACAGCTCAATCAGTCGTACGAAGGGGTCGAATTTCAACTGGCATCGACCATTCGGCGACTAACACAAACCGAAGGAAACCGCCGACGGGTGGGGCTGCTTTACAGCCATACGCAGGTGCCGCCCTCGCGCTTTGCCGATTTACTGGCATCGGTGCAACAAAACTATGACCTGTTTTTTATCGACATGAGCAAACCCGGCCCTATCGCCGGACTCGATGTCGTGCTGGTTCCCAAACCGGATAAACCCTTTACGGAAGACGAGATTTTTAAGCTCGATCAATACGTAGTGAACGGCGGACGCGCTTTGTTTTTCGTGGATGGGCAGCGCGTCGACAGTGTCAATAACCAAGGCACTTACGCCCAACCCCTTAGCCTGAACCTGGATGATTTATTTTTCCGCTGGGGTGTTCGCATCAATCGGGATGTGGTGAAGGATTATTACTGCGCGCCCATCCCGCTCACTGTGGGCAACATGGGTGATAAACCTAATATACAGCTCCTCCCCTGGCGATTTTACCCGTTACTCAACAATTTCGGAACATCCGGCAACCCCATTGTGCGTAATCTGGATGCTGTATTGGCCCGATTTACCAGTACCCTCGATACGGTTAGAGCACCCGGCATCCGGAAAACGCCGTTGTTGCTAACATCGCCCTATACAAAGGTACTCAAGGCTCCCGCGCTGATTTCGTACAACGAGGCCCGGCAGCAGCCCGATCCCAAAACGTATAACGAAGGTGTCAAACTGATTGGCTGCCTGCTGGAAGGACGTTTTCAGTCGTTGTTCGCCAACCGGATTCTGCCCGGCGATCCCCGCGCCAACGGCTTCCGGCCCGAAGGGGTGGCGTCGCGCGTGCTTATTTGCTCGGATGGCGACCTGATCATTAACGATGTTGATTACAAACGCAATGCCCCCTATCCGCTGGGTTTCGACCGATTTACCCGCAACACGTTTGGCAACAAAGATTTTGCGCTGAATGCCATCGACTACCTGGTCGACCCATCGGGTGTGATTGCGGCCCGTGCCCGGACGATTACGCTTCGTCCGTTAGACAAAATAAAAGTCGACGCCAATCGAACAGGCTGGCAACTCCTCAACCTGCTGGGTCCGCTGGCCCTCGTTAGCTTAGTGGGGTTCGTCTGGCAAGCGGTTCGACGCCGGAAGTACGGGAAGTGA
- a CDS encoding proton-translocating NADH-quinone oxidoreductase, chain M (KEGG: rpc:RPC_2416 NADH dehydrogenase subunit M~TIGRFAM: proton-translocating NADH-quinone oxidoreductase, chain M~PFAM: NADH/Ubiquinone/plastoquinone (complex I)), with the protein MILSLLIFIPLIGSLVVALLPERQTGLFRWVALAVTLVELVLAGMAWAGFDKAEAGYQFLQQVDWITLPLGNLGVVSIDYLVGVDGISLPLVVLSAVVMLIGVISSWRMTHRQKAYYSLYLLLTGTIMGCFVALDFFLFFLFFEFMLLPMYFLIGLWGGPRREYASIKFFLYTLLGSLLILLVMIALYLSVMDPVSTAVVAGLVSDSSEVTDEVIRSIQSFLQNGQLNTSQVVHTFDMRYLADGRNYLPNTFLNPAAEPIVLGLPARMLAFWAIFIGFAIKLPIVPLHTWLPDAHVEAPTPVSVILAGVLLKIGGYGFIRIAWDFFPDGAAQYAQVLAGLGVLSIVYGGLNALAQADLKKMIAYSSVSHMGFVLLGVASLTAEGVNGAIYQMVSHGILSAMLFLIVGVVYDRTHDRRIESYRGLLQLMPQYATLTAIAFFGSLGLPGFSGFVGELFTLMGSFQSEWLPGWFTAVATLGILLAAAYFLWTFQRMFFGSPWVGAFASESSNEFVIADLTLRERLMLIPLGAMALVLGLFPNLVFNLTNATVTQWLTKFAVE; encoded by the coding sequence ATGATTCTTTCGTTACTCATTTTTATTCCCTTGATTGGCTCGCTCGTGGTAGCGCTGCTGCCCGAACGCCAGACCGGACTCTTTCGATGGGTGGCGCTGGCCGTAACGCTGGTCGAACTGGTGCTGGCGGGTATGGCCTGGGCTGGATTTGACAAAGCCGAAGCCGGGTATCAATTCCTTCAGCAGGTCGATTGGATTACGCTGCCGTTGGGAAATCTGGGCGTCGTATCCATCGACTATCTGGTTGGCGTAGACGGGATAAGTCTGCCGCTGGTGGTCCTGTCGGCGGTAGTGATGCTCATTGGCGTAATATCTTCCTGGCGCATGACGCATCGGCAAAAAGCCTACTATTCGCTCTATCTGTTACTTACGGGTACCATCATGGGCTGCTTCGTGGCGCTCGATTTCTTCTTGTTCTTTCTGTTCTTCGAGTTCATGCTCCTGCCGATGTATTTCCTGATCGGCTTATGGGGCGGACCACGTCGGGAATACGCGTCGATCAAGTTCTTTCTTTACACACTGCTCGGCTCACTCTTGATTTTGCTGGTCATGATTGCGCTGTATTTATCTGTCATGGACCCGGTGAGTACAGCGGTAGTAGCCGGGCTCGTGTCAGACTCATCGGAGGTTACGGATGAGGTGATCCGGAGTATCCAGTCGTTTCTCCAGAATGGCCAATTGAATACGTCGCAGGTGGTGCATACGTTCGATATGCGCTATCTGGCCGACGGCCGCAATTACCTGCCCAATACGTTCCTGAATCCTGCGGCTGAGCCGATTGTGCTGGGCCTTCCGGCACGGATGCTGGCCTTCTGGGCCATATTTATTGGCTTTGCCATTAAATTACCCATCGTCCCGCTGCATACCTGGCTACCCGATGCCCACGTCGAAGCGCCAACGCCCGTATCGGTCATTCTGGCCGGGGTGTTGCTCAAAATCGGTGGCTACGGGTTTATTCGGATTGCCTGGGATTTCTTCCCCGATGGAGCCGCCCAATATGCGCAGGTACTGGCCGGACTTGGGGTGTTGTCAATCGTGTACGGTGGTCTGAATGCCCTGGCTCAGGCTGATCTCAAAAAGATGATCGCCTATTCGTCGGTGTCGCACATGGGTTTTGTATTGTTGGGGGTTGCCTCATTAACGGCTGAGGGGGTCAACGGCGCTATTTATCAGATGGTGAGCCACGGTATTCTGTCGGCCATGCTCTTCCTGATTGTGGGCGTGGTGTATGACCGTACCCACGACCGCCGGATCGAGTCGTACCGGGGTTTGCTGCAACTGATGCCGCAGTATGCCACCCTCACGGCAATTGCGTTCTTTGGTTCGCTGGGTTTACCCGGTTTTTCGGGCTTTGTGGGTGAGCTGTTTACCCTGATGGGCAGCTTTCAGTCGGAGTGGTTGCCCGGCTGGTTCACGGCGGTGGCCACGTTGGGTATTCTGCTGGCTGCGGCTTATTTTCTCTGGACGTTCCAGCGCATGTTTTTTGGTTCGCCCTGGGTTGGCGCGTTTGCGTCGGAATCGAGTAATGAATTCGTTATTGCTGATCTGACCCTTCGGGAGAGGTTGATGTTAATTCCGCTGGGAGCAATGGCGCTGGTGCTGGGCCTGTTCCCCAATCTGGTCTTCAACCTGACGAATGCTACCGTAACGCAGTGGCTGACGAAGTTCGCTGTGGAGTAA